From Chromohalobacter canadensis, one genomic window encodes:
- a CDS encoding M48 family metalloprotease gives MPRRWTLLPALCLALTFCAFAPNALAQNDYGLPELGGSSATVSSGEEHRLGRAWLRQFRAQTDEWQDPIAQDYIHGLVARLLPYAGVHDDTVITLVDSRLLNAFAVPGGVIGVNSGLFTFTESEDALASVIAHELGHLSQHHFARRMQRVEETQLPTMGAMLVGMVLAAGGAGDAGLATMVGSQAAFIQDQLAYSRRFEQEADRIGLEALADAGFDPQAMPELFRAMQRLASLQGGNPPEFLLTHPVTEARIADTQARADQMPASEPHDSTAFGLIRARALLSLNRDNPGQAMTQLRQDDPPDAAIRYLQALIDAHNGHTAQALDTIDQLSAAQPDLSMLPASAAQVAFDAGQRDVALSRARRILRLQPDYRPAQLIEAEVLLQQDPRQAYDILRRMSDQYPEDPQVFSLLAEAAGRSDRNLWGMLARAEQLQLTGHIDRAIKQLDIAEETARNQGDFAMASRLVERRKAYLGYRQTLQNF, from the coding sequence ATGCCACGTCGCTGGACGCTGCTTCCTGCCCTATGTCTCGCCCTGACATTTTGCGCCTTCGCGCCGAATGCCCTGGCACAAAACGATTACGGGCTTCCCGAGCTGGGTGGCTCGAGTGCTACCGTCTCGAGCGGTGAGGAACATCGCCTGGGGCGCGCCTGGCTACGTCAGTTCCGCGCCCAGACCGACGAGTGGCAAGACCCCATCGCGCAAGATTACATCCATGGCCTGGTGGCGCGCCTATTACCGTATGCCGGGGTCCACGACGACACTGTCATCACCCTGGTCGACAGCCGACTTCTCAATGCCTTCGCCGTGCCCGGAGGCGTGATCGGGGTCAACAGCGGCCTGTTCACCTTCACCGAGAGCGAGGATGCCCTGGCCTCGGTGATCGCCCACGAGCTCGGCCATCTGTCACAGCATCATTTCGCACGCCGCATGCAGCGCGTGGAAGAGACACAGCTCCCCACCATGGGTGCCATGCTGGTCGGCATGGTTCTCGCGGCGGGCGGCGCAGGCGATGCGGGGCTGGCTACCATGGTCGGCTCGCAAGCGGCCTTCATTCAGGATCAGCTCGCCTACTCCCGGCGTTTCGAGCAGGAAGCCGACCGTATCGGGCTGGAGGCGCTGGCCGATGCCGGCTTCGACCCGCAGGCCATGCCCGAACTCTTCCGCGCCATGCAACGCCTGGCCAGCCTACAGGGCGGCAATCCGCCGGAATTCCTGCTCACACACCCGGTCACCGAAGCCCGCATCGCCGACACCCAGGCCCGCGCCGACCAAATGCCCGCGTCCGAACCGCACGACAGCACGGCCTTCGGCCTGATTCGCGCCCGCGCCCTGCTCTCACTCAACCGCGACAATCCCGGCCAGGCCATGACCCAGCTACGTCAGGACGACCCTCCTGACGCCGCGATACGCTACCTGCAAGCGCTGATCGATGCCCACAACGGTCATACTGCACAGGCACTCGACACGATCGACCAGTTAAGCGCGGCGCAGCCGGATCTCTCGATGCTGCCGGCCAGCGCAGCTCAGGTGGCGTTCGACGCCGGCCAGCGCGATGTGGCATTGAGCCGCGCCCGGCGGATCCTGCGTTTGCAACCGGACTACCGCCCGGCGCAGCTCATCGAGGCAGAGGTCCTGCTGCAGCAAGACCCACGCCAGGCATACGACATCTTGCGCCGCATGAGCGATCAATATCCCGAGGATCCGCAAGTCTTCTCTCTGCTCGCCGAGGCCGCCGGGCGCAGCGACCGCAACCTGTGGGGTATGCTCGCCCGCGCCGAGCAATTGCAGCTGACCGGTCATATCGACCGCGCCATCAAACAGCTCGACATCGCCGAAGAGACGGCACGCAATCAGGGCGACTTCGCCATGGCCAGCCGCTTAGTTGAGCGCCGCAAGGCGTATTTGGGGTATCGGCAAACGCTCCAGAACTTCTAG
- a CDS encoding DUF2959 family protein produces MSERLSRTLRWGMCVVLLGLLVGCQSSPYYASMERLGVSRGEVLAERVDAARQAQQRAREALDSALSRLDLALSASPSTFSREREALTHALEESDDAQRDLAWRLDDADEAAEAVFTEWREELDDYHDDRYRELSERQLAESRERYEDIRQALATSREQMRPLTETLNDTALLLEHEEKARDLASLGDRMPDMRDALDELATRAAHIDRETDALVEALLDVRE; encoded by the coding sequence GTGTCCGAGCGCTTGTCCCGCACGTTGCGCTGGGGAATGTGTGTCGTGTTGCTGGGCCTGCTCGTCGGGTGTCAGAGCTCGCCGTATTACGCGTCCATGGAGCGTCTTGGCGTGTCGCGTGGCGAGGTTCTGGCGGAGCGCGTCGACGCCGCCCGGCAGGCCCAGCAACGTGCCCGAGAGGCACTGGACAGTGCCTTGTCGCGTCTGGATTTGGCGCTTTCCGCCTCGCCGAGTACCTTCTCGCGTGAGCGCGAGGCATTGACGCACGCGCTTGAGGAAAGCGACGACGCGCAGCGCGATCTGGCCTGGCGGCTCGATGACGCCGATGAGGCGGCCGAGGCAGTCTTCACCGAATGGCGCGAGGAGCTCGACGACTACCACGATGATCGCTATCGCGAACTCAGCGAGCGGCAATTGGCCGAGTCCCGAGAACGCTATGAAGACATTCGCCAGGCGCTTGCCACTTCGCGCGAGCAGATGCGGCCGCTGACGGAGACGCTCAACGATACCGCGCTGCTGCTCGAGCACGAGGAAAAGGCTCGCGACCTGGCCTCGCTGGGTGATCGGATGCCTGATATGCGCGACGCGCTGGACGAGCTCGCCACGCGTGCCGCGCATATCGACCGCGAGACGGACGCGCTGGTGGAGGCGTTGCTCGATGTCAGGGAGTGA
- the fabV gene encoding enoyl-ACP reductase FabV: MIIKPKVRGFICTTTHPKGCERNVAEQIATTRANIVQSEQENGPKKVLVIGASSGYGLAARVTAAFGYGASTLGVFYEKPGTEKKPGTAGWYNSAAFDKFAKEEGLYSKAINGDAFSHEARTKAIDLIKQDLGQIDLVVYSLASPVRKMPDSGELKRSALKPIGETYTATAIDTNKDAITEASVEPASEQEIADTITVMGGEDWELWIDALDEAGVLAPGARSVAFSYIGTEITWPIYWHGALGKAKEDLDRAAGEIDARLSKEGGSANVAVLKSVVTQASAAIPVMPLYISMVYKIMKEKGLHEGTIDQLNRLYAERLYSSQEQDTDEAGRLRLDDWELRDDVQQPCKKLWSQVTTDNLFTLTDYAGYKHDFLKLFGFEREDVDYEADVDPVAEFDVVQL; the protein is encoded by the coding sequence GTGATCATCAAACCCAAGGTTCGTGGCTTCATCTGCACTACGACGCATCCCAAGGGCTGCGAGCGCAATGTCGCCGAACAGATTGCCACCACACGTGCGAATATTGTGCAAAGCGAACAGGAGAACGGCCCGAAGAAGGTGTTGGTGATCGGCGCTTCCAGCGGTTACGGCTTGGCCGCGCGTGTCACCGCGGCCTTCGGTTACGGGGCGTCGACCCTCGGGGTTTTCTACGAGAAGCCGGGCACCGAGAAGAAGCCGGGCACGGCGGGGTGGTACAACTCGGCAGCGTTTGACAAGTTCGCCAAGGAAGAAGGCCTTTACAGCAAGGCGATCAATGGCGATGCCTTCTCGCACGAGGCGCGCACCAAAGCCATCGACTTGATCAAGCAGGACCTGGGTCAGATCGATCTGGTGGTGTACTCGCTGGCCTCGCCGGTACGCAAGATGCCCGATAGCGGCGAACTCAAGCGTTCCGCCCTCAAGCCCATCGGCGAGACCTATACCGCCACGGCCATCGATACCAACAAGGATGCCATCACCGAGGCCTCCGTAGAGCCGGCCAGCGAGCAGGAAATCGCCGATACCATCACCGTCATGGGCGGCGAGGACTGGGAGCTTTGGATCGACGCGCTGGACGAGGCAGGCGTGTTGGCGCCGGGCGCGCGCAGCGTGGCGTTCAGCTACATCGGCACCGAGATCACCTGGCCGATCTACTGGCATGGCGCGCTGGGCAAGGCCAAGGAAGACCTGGACCGCGCCGCCGGCGAAATCGACGCGCGTCTGTCCAAGGAAGGGGGCAGTGCCAATGTGGCGGTGCTCAAGTCGGTGGTGACTCAGGCCAGCGCAGCGATCCCGGTGATGCCTCTTTATATCTCGATGGTCTACAAGATCATGAAAGAGAAGGGCCTGCACGAGGGCACCATCGATCAGCTCAATCGCCTGTATGCCGAGCGTCTCTATTCATCTCAAGAGCAGGATACCGACGAAGCGGGCCGCCTGCGTCTCGACGACTGGGAGCTACGCGACGACGTGCAACAGCCGTGCAAGAAGCTATGGTCGCAAGTGACCACCGACAATCTCTTCACGCTGACCGATTACGCCGGTTACAAGCACGACTTTCTCAAGTTGTTCGGCTTTGAGCGTGAGGATGTCGATTACGAGGCGGACGTCGACCCCGTAGCGGAGTTCGACGTCGTGCAGCTGTGA
- a CDS encoding sulfurtransferase TusA family protein — MALQPDQMLDARGLHCPLPLLKAKQALSTLEVGALLEVQATDVGSWQDFETFAAQGTHRLEAREERDGVYFYWLRKGERGSTA, encoded by the coding sequence ATGGCGTTGCAACCCGATCAAATGCTCGACGCACGTGGCCTGCATTGTCCGTTGCCGCTACTCAAGGCCAAGCAGGCCCTGTCGACGCTCGAGGTGGGCGCGTTGCTCGAGGTTCAGGCGACTGATGTGGGCTCGTGGCAGGACTTCGAGACCTTTGCCGCGCAAGGGACGCACCGGCTCGAGGCGCGTGAAGAAAGGGACGGCGTCTACTTTTATTGGCTGCGCAAGGGCGAACGAGGAAGCACAGCATGA
- a CDS encoding DUF7079 family protein: protein MQDPNELENLLERRGALWLALSPLWLEREPREREYSRMLEVVETQGHTPQELEMIYRLEMAPVMSRRQMSVAGEWRAFDEDRLLLDLARHTRRLHGWRKGFWLLFSGLTTMMSRPRFDILIERLHATSP from the coding sequence ATGCAAGATCCCAACGAGCTTGAAAACCTACTGGAACGCCGTGGCGCCCTATGGCTCGCGCTCTCGCCGCTCTGGCTCGAGCGCGAGCCTCGGGAACGTGAATATAGCCGCATGCTCGAGGTGGTCGAGACGCAAGGCCATACGCCTCAGGAATTGGAAATGATCTATCGGCTGGAGATGGCGCCGGTCATGTCGCGTCGCCAGATGTCGGTGGCCGGTGAGTGGCGCGCCTTCGACGAGGACCGCCTGCTGCTCGACCTGGCACGCCACACGCGTCGTCTACATGGCTGGCGCAAGGGCTTCTGGCTGCTGTTTTCCGGATTGACCACGATGATGAGCCGGCCGCGCTTCGACATCTTGATCGAACGTCTGCATGCAACCTCGCCATGA
- a CDS encoding GlxA family transcriptional regulator, with product MSGSEERREAPRQVGFLLLPGFSLLAQACAMEPLHVANLLAERRLYVPRTFGLDGRAVKSAAELALTPESVAGSDVQHLDMLMVCGVSPSPASESPDLHGWLQRLASRGVMLGGIAGGTQVLARAGVLEGYRVTLHVAGADAFTRDFPGVHVSHQLFEIDRDRLTCGGGTAAMDMMMTLIAQQHGARLAERVSEHFVCERIRMADEPQHVPLRARLSHAPQSLVDAVTLMESNIEEPLTTHELAEHLGISRRQLERLFKKYLQAVPSRYYLELRLQKARQLLRDSEQAVGDIALSTGFSSGAHFSTAYRNHFGISPRDERIPRH from the coding sequence ATGTCAGGGAGTGAAGAGCGCCGCGAGGCACCCCGCCAGGTGGGTTTTTTGCTGTTGCCGGGGTTTTCGCTGCTGGCGCAGGCCTGCGCCATGGAGCCGTTGCACGTCGCTAACTTGCTGGCCGAGCGTCGACTCTATGTGCCACGGACCTTTGGGCTCGATGGGCGTGCGGTGAAAAGCGCCGCAGAGTTGGCGTTGACGCCGGAAAGCGTGGCGGGCAGCGATGTCCAACATCTGGACATGCTCATGGTGTGCGGCGTGAGCCCGTCGCCAGCGAGCGAATCCCCGGACTTGCATGGCTGGCTGCAACGGCTGGCTTCACGCGGGGTCATGCTGGGCGGCATCGCCGGCGGCACTCAGGTGCTGGCTCGCGCTGGCGTACTGGAGGGCTATCGAGTCACGCTGCACGTCGCCGGGGCCGATGCATTCACGCGGGACTTTCCCGGCGTGCATGTCTCGCATCAATTGTTCGAGATCGACCGTGATCGCTTGACCTGCGGGGGCGGCACGGCGGCGATGGACATGATGATGACGCTGATTGCGCAGCAGCATGGCGCGCGGCTGGCTGAGCGTGTCTCCGAGCATTTCGTCTGCGAGCGTATCCGCATGGCGGATGAGCCTCAGCATGTACCGTTGCGCGCGCGTCTCTCGCACGCCCCGCAGAGCCTGGTCGACGCGGTGACGCTGATGGAGTCGAACATCGAGGAGCCGTTGACTACCCACGAGCTGGCGGAACACCTGGGGATTTCCCGGCGGCAGCTGGAGCGGTTGTTCAAGAAGTATCTGCAGGCGGTGCCCAGTCGTTACTACCTGGAGCTGCGGCTTCAGAAGGCCCGCCAGTTGTTGCGCGACAGTGAACAGGCGGTCGGCGACATTGCCTTGTCCACGGGGTTTTCCTCCGGGGCGCATTTCTCCACGGCGTACCGTAACCATTTCGGCATCAGCCCGCGCGATGAACGCATACCGCGTCATTGA